One window of Kryptolebias marmoratus isolate JLee-2015 linkage group LG3, ASM164957v2, whole genome shotgun sequence genomic DNA carries:
- the LOC119616918 gene encoding histone H3.v1-like isoform X2: MTGIQEPDLREQHHGPTQEAEDEEEEGETVHVSVEGEELEHKGEEEEEEEGEEEKEKEKEELPYPSLAPVVLLALTQTSPPRSWCLRVVCHPYPSCT, encoded by the coding sequence ATGACGGGCATCCAGGAGCCGGACCTGCGTGAGCAGCACCACGGACCAACGCAGGaggctgaggatgaggaggaggagggggagacgGTACATGTGTCCGTTGAGGGAGAGGAGCTGGAGCACAAaggggaggaagaagaggaggaggaaggggaggaggagaaggagaaggagaaggaagagCTGCCGTACCCCTCCCTGGCACCGGTGGTTCTTCTGGCTCTGACCCAAACCAGTCCTCCCCGCTCCTGGTGCCTTCGAGTCGTCTGCCACCCATATCCTTCATGCACCTGA
- the LOC119616918 gene encoding histone H3.v1-like isoform X1 translates to MDGRCSPVRAVPSAAMTGIQEPDLREQHHGPTQEAEDEEEEGETVHVSVEGEELEHKGEEEEEEEGEEEKEKEKEELPYPSLAPVVLLALTQTSPPRSWCLRVVCHPYPSCT, encoded by the exons ATGGATGGACGCTGCTCCCCG GTTCGGGCTGTTCCCAGCGCGGCCATGACGGGCATCCAGGAGCCGGACCTGCGTGAGCAGCACCACGGACCAACGCAGGaggctgaggatgaggaggaggagggggagacgGTACATGTGTCCGTTGAGGGAGAGGAGCTGGAGCACAAaggggaggaagaagaggaggaggaaggggaggaggagaaggagaaggagaaggaagagCTGCCGTACCCCTCCCTGGCACCGGTGGTTCTTCTGGCTCTGACCCAAACCAGTCCTCCCCGCTCCTGGTGCCTTCGAGTCGTCTGCCACCCATATCCTTCATGCACCTGA